TGAGTGCGACGAATTTGTGTGAATCTCTGAAGGCGCGGTAGAGTGGTAGGTTTTCGTATAGGAGTAGGTTGAGTGGTTTGAAGATGCCTGATGTGCCTGTAGCGAATACTGCTGATGTTATCATGCATATTGCGATCCCTTTTATGTATGCTTTCTCTTGTTCTCCTCCTATCTTTGGTCCGTGGTAGAGGCCTATGGTGGCTAGTATGATGAAGATGAGTGCTATGTAGTGCCAACCTTGTATGGTGTTGAAGGTGTATTGGTAGCCTTCTCTCCAGAATCCGTGCATCGAGGCTATGGTGAAGTATATGTTTTGCACTATGGGTTTTGCTGAGAAGATGTATGCGTCTTCTGTTGTGAAGTGGGTTATGACGGTGTCTTTTGCTGTTAGGAGTGGTATGAGCCAGTAGGTGTTTATGACTGTGTAGAGTAGTGCTGCTAATGTGAGGTGCTTTAGGGATTGTTTTAGTGTTGGAAGGTTGCTGTGTGATAGGTTGTGTGTGAGGAAGAGGAGGAGGCAGGCGAAGGATGCTAGGAGCGTCATATGGAGGCTGAAGACCGTTATTAGGCTGAGCCAGATGGCGTAGCTGACTACACTTCTCCTACCTCCCTTCTCTAGCAGATGCATAAATGATAGTAGCGCTGAGGGGATGAGGGCGTAGCCTAGTAGGTTCGCCCATTGGCCTGATAGGAAGCGGACGTAGGTGAAGGGGTTGATTGTGTAGAGGATGCCTGAGAAGTATCCTGCTTCGCGTGAGATTCTGGCGGTTAGTCTATAGGCTGAGAGGCCTGTTAGGAAGAAGATGAGGAATATGACGAGTTTTTGGAGGAGCCAGGAGGGGGCTATGAGGTTTAGCCCGCTTAGTAGTAGTTGGAATGGTAGCTCGGCGTAGATGTATTCTTCGTAGCCTCTAAGCCCGTAGAGGTCGTTGGCTACGTTAAGGGTTGGTGGGAAGGTCCAGTCTAGGGCGAAGAAGTAGCCGGTTGAGGTGATAGATGCTCCGAGGATCAGAAGAGATAGAGCGGCAAACGTGATCGGCGGTAGATAACACCATTTTTGGATCAAGTATTAAGATCTTCTCTTGGTTCAAGTGTTGCAGTAACTGCTACATAGAAGAGCGGGATGCCGAGTGGTCCTTTGATAGATGTTATAGTGAAATGTTCAGCTATTGCGGAAAGGCACTCTACATATGTGTTAACGTGCTCGGCGAAAATATATCTATGACCTGCGGCGAGGATGCTCCAAATATAAGCTAAAGGAGTGGGGAGCGGTGGCATAATCCCTACTATAAAACTGCCAGCTGTTTTTAGACTATTTTTTATGTTTTGAAGCGCTAGCTTAATGTCCTTAAGATGATCTAACACAGATACAGATACGCAGTAGTCGAAGACTTTGTTCCTAAACGGCAGTTTGTGAATATCGCAGCAGATGAGTTCTACATATCCACATTGGCTTGACCTTCTTATCATATTCTTAGCAGCTACCAGGGCACCTTTGTCAACATCCACACCAACCACAAGCTTTGCAACCCTGCTTAGGGAGGGCATCAAAACACCGTTCCCGCATCCAGCGTCCAAAATCCTTTCAACTTGCCCCCTTATTCTTAAAGCATGTAAGACAATTCTAAGCCTATAGATACTAACAAATCTAACAAAAGGATTTGGATGGGTGTAAAGCCTCCCCATAGGTTCAAGAGCAAGCCACTCTCTGTCAGGAATAATGAATTTGACTAAGATCTTTTCACCAACTTTATGCGTCAGCCACAAAATCTGTTAAGCGTTAACTTCGAACGTGGCAAAACGAGCTGACAGATGGTGTTACGAGTGAATGTAAATATAGATCTCTATGAATGTAAGTAGGCTACATCCTAGTATGAGAATGAGCAAAAGTAGATACTCTTTTAATATATTCCTTAACTTTTCTTTACTAATTTTATATCTCCACAATAGGCCCAGTCCCAATCTGCATTTTCACCCGCTTTGGTAACAAAGATAATAGTTACTTCTTTACCTACGTATTTACTCATATCTACTTCATAGTAATTCCAACGCCGTTCGGAAATGTTCACTATGGGATTTAGATGCTTATGAAAAAGTAAAGTGGGATTGCTATTCCCTTCTTCAACATATATTTCAAAGATCACACCGTCACCATTCTTATACCAAACATTAGGATCTAGTGCTATTTTGAATTTTAAGAGTGATGGCGCTTCTATTCTTAATTTATATTTAAGATATAAACCTACTTTGCTGTCATTATTAGGAGGTGGCGGATGCATGAAAAGCGCGTTGAGTGTTTCACCTTGAACACCTAATGTAGTAGAGTAAACATATGGAATAGGCGTGTTTGGTGGCAGGTACCCTTCAAAAATTGGAACGCTTAAAGCACCTACTGGTGTGTAATATTCTGCGCGGGCTTCGCTTACATGTTTGACAAAATCATAGGTATCAGCGGGACTTGTTACATATGTGAGCATTAACGCTGCGACTATACCGAAAGTAAGTAGGCGGATGTAAGGAAATTTGTTTTCTTTACGATTGGTCAAAGGAATTTCTTCTTTGTATATCTTCATGGTTATATGCGAAATTATCAAAATGAATACGAAACCAGCAAAATCTAACCAGAACCACCAGTTATACTTCCCTACCATCAAATTCGTGTAATCAGGCCAAGGTTTGTAGTGGAACAATATATGTCGGAAACCCATAGAAAGCAAAAAGTATGTATAGGCGAGTAAAGTAAATAACCCATAAAATAGGCGAAAACTTGCTTTACCGAGAAGGATGATCGAGAGAGCGAGCAAATGGAAATAATAATATGGTTCGCCTAACCTGTAATTTAATATGAAAACAGGTAAAGAAACCAGTAGTATTCCTCTAGTTATATTCTCGGGAAGGATGCTCTCCTGCGCCCTAAATAGGATGTCCGAATAAAAAAGCGCAAATACAATGAACGCATAAGTAAGATAATTTGATAGCTGTGCCAGTAGATAAGGCGGAACCAAGTCGAGTAATGAGATAAATTTCCATACCGAAAAATCACGAAATTGTATTAATGGATCTATCAGAAGCGCGTGCAATAACGCTTGTGAATCCAAGACGTAAAAA
The Nitrososphaerota archaeon DNA segment above includes these coding regions:
- a CDS encoding DUF3367 domain-containing protein — translated: MIQKWCYLPPITFAALSLLILGASITSTGYFFALDWTFPPTLNVANDLYGLRGYEEYIYAELPFQLLLSGLNLIAPSWLLQKLVIFLIFFLTGLSAYRLTARISREAGYFSGILYTINPFTYVRFLSGQWANLLGYALIPSALLSFMHLLEKGGRRSVVSYAIWLSLITVFSLHMTLLASFACLLLFLTHNLSHSNLPTLKQSLKHLTLAALLYTVINTYWLIPLLTAKDTVITHFTTEDAYIFSAKPIVQNIYFTIASMHGFWREGYQYTFNTIQGWHYIALIFIILATIGLYHGPKIGGEQEKAYIKGIAICMITSAVFATGTSGIFKPLNLLLYENLPLYRAFRDSHKFVALITLGYAHLGGIGVAAITKHLKDSKLRKLHPIILAALLALPLIYQFNMLLSFNGQLKTYDYPQPWYEVNKFLNSDKDDFNTLFLPWHNYMHFSWAGSNIANPAKLFFNKPTIQAQNIEVGPIYTRSTNPAQRYIDFLLSKTQQINNFGELISPLNIKYILLAKEADYLRYNFLYNQTDLKPIFENEAFTIFINEKYVGRIYQPEHLIAVNGYEDILQASKTIDISRSAIITPNTNTQMLEAPFKKINYTTENPITYHIKEEHTVIAFTPPNLNSDGWVLDGTKSLETLGFQAVYTNKDGRTITYERFNTYLKAYTTSTTAALAATYLALREKANQTSQKAKAPQAN
- a CDS encoding class I SAM-dependent methyltransferase, producing MGRLYTHPNPFVRFVSIYRLRIVLHALRIRGQVERILDAGCGNGVLMPSLSRVAKLVVGVDVDKGALVAAKNMIRRSSQCGYVELICCDIHKLPFRNKVFDYCVSVSVLDHLKDIKLALQNIKNSLKTAGSFIVGIMPPLPTPLAYIWSILAAGHRYIFAEHVNTYVECLSAIAEHFTITSIKGPLGIPLFYVAVTATLEPREDLNT